Genomic segment of Triticum aestivum cultivar Chinese Spring chromosome 6A, IWGSC CS RefSeq v2.1, whole genome shotgun sequence:
GGATTCCATATACATGATTTATAGCACATAGCGGAGTGTGTCCCCCATAGGGGATGTCAAAATGACACCAGCcaccagtccggctagcattttagagccatcaaagtacatgatctagctggagtatgaactgtactctttagggagctcggcttccgtccactcggcgGCAAAGTCGGCCAGCACctaagatttaatagctcggcgcagtttgtatgttatttcaaatggtaagagctcaatggcccatttggctatgcggccggtggcatcccgattatttatgatgtcattgagtggtacttcggatgccaccatgatcgagcactcttgaaaatagtgtcgcagcttttggatgccataaagaccgcataagctgtcttctgatagtgagggtatcatgatttgcatggtgtaaggatcgCCGATacatagtacttcctccattcccttatacaaggccactataaaaaatataGTTTGCATCTATACATGGCCACTAACAATAATCGAAGCAACAtttaatgatgttttctcgtaGTAGCAACTTGTTTaaacttgcatgcatgtagtcataatgaaaTTGTGCTACTTCCTTCTCATTTCTCCCTTGCATGCATGAGGGCATATTAATAATCTGGTTAACGAGAAGAAAAGTTGACTTGCAAAGCAGTCATTAaattttgccttggtacctgtattttgagtttgtggccttgtataagggaatggagggagtatactggtttctggatggggaatttgtgtccctcttcctctcgctcgacgacgagtatgGCGCTCACTACCTGGTGAGTCGCGGATATATagagcaacataggctcgccaacacctagggcggctaggattgggttgcctgctaagaaggtttttatttcttccaatccagctgtagccgcatccgtccattcaaagtggttGATGCGTCGGAGCAGTTGATAAAGTGGTAACGACTTTTCTCCCAATCTGTAGATGAAGCGGCTCAAGGTTGCCatgcacccagctagtttttggacctactTTAAGTCTGTTGGCATGGCaaattgtgacagggctcggattttggctgggttcgcttcgattttcctctattggaaacaatgaacccgtgagttttctggctggaacgccgaagacacatttttccggattaagccgtatgtcatatgttcggaggttgtcaaatgtgaggcggagatcgtccaccaatgattcgacgtgtttagtcttgatgaccacatcgtccacatatgcttccactgtcttgctgatttgtttttccaaacgtgtttgaatcatgtgttggtaagtggcaccagcgtttttaagcccgaagggcatagtgttgaaacaaaaaggcccgtatggggtaataaatgtcgATGTGGCCTGGTCagactccttcatcttaatttgatggtatccggagtaagcatcgaggaaacacaatgagtcgtgtcccgcggttgcgtcaataatttggtcaatgcggggcagcgggaaagggtccttagggcaagccttattgaggtctttgaaatcgacacaaaggcgccaggatttatccttcttcggcaccatgaccaagttggctagccagtccgggtgcttgatttctctaatgaacccggcctcgagtagtttggctagcttctcccccatagcttgtcgtttgggttcagaaaatcgtcgTAGCGtctgcttgactggtttgaaccccttgattatgttgaggctatgttcggccagtctgcgtgggatctcaggcatgtccgaagggtgccaggcaaagatgtcccaattttcatgCAGGAACGCTCGTAGGGAGGCATCGACCattggatccagctgtgctccaatggacgCTATTTTCTTAGGATCCGTCGGGcgcacttgaaatttaactatttcatctgctggtttgaaagaggtggatttgggcctcTTATTGAGGATCACATCGTCTTTGTCCACTGTGGATCGCAAGGTgattagttcttcggccgcaagggcttcagatagtgcctcgagggacaaggatgcagttttgttttcggcgcggagtgcgatgtCCAGATCACTGTTGATAGTGATTACTCCGTTGGGCCCTGGCAtgttaagcttcatgtacccgtaatggggtatggcttggaagcgtgagaaggcatcccgccccaaaagggcgtgatatccgccGTTGAAGGGGGCCACGTGGAAGAgaaactcttcggacctgtaattctcaggtgtgccgaataccacatcaagtttgattttccccgagcatcatgcttctcgactggggacGATGCCTCGAAATGTGgtactactttgctcgatgcgggtCTTGTCaatttgcattttgtcgagcgtgtcctcatagatgatgTTAAGTCCACtcccaccatccatgagcactttggtgagtcgaaagccatccacaattgggtttaagaccaaggcggctggtgctcggactgatcgggcccttggttcaTCGTCGTGGTGAAAGTTATGGTCGCTTCATTCCAAGGGCTCATTGCGGTTACTTGGTTGATTTCGGCGAGGTCGCAGAGCGCCCTTTTGCACCGATTATTTGAagagaaggtctcaaagaccgtaaaGACGTTAAGATCGTCATCCTTCGAAGAATGCTTCTCTGGAGTAATGCtggtgaggatagcctcaccgcttttagccacttgccggagtacccaacatgcctgCAGGATGTGAGTTGGTTTGGTACTCGGCGTCGCATGTATCTGACAGGGTTTGTCGAGGAGTTCATCAAGAACTATTCCGTGCCCCGTGAGGGTTTTTTTTCTTGCCAACGGGCTTATGATCGGATGCCTCATAGGGGTGTATCCATTTTGCCCGTGTGGTGGACCGCTTAAAGGCAGCAGGTTCCAACCGGGCTTtctgggccttccatgtgctttccatcgcacaatacttctatACTAAGTGTGATAATTCCGTAAAGGTCTGTATGCGACGGCGGTTGAGGGCGTTCAGAATTCCCTCGTCCATACAATTACGATAAAAAACCGAAACTGCTTCGTCGTCGCAACAacttttgatcttgtttttaacaagaaggaatctggcccagaagtgatggaccatttcctgaggttgctgccgtacatacattaggtcacatatgtctggaggtcctgaattacttggagagtattgattgtggtgggtgggtagGTTAAAACTCGAATCCTGACCCAAGATTGAATCTGGAGCTTAAAAAATCTCTGAGGTCACTAGTTCGGGTCCAGGAAGATCCAAGTGCTTTCCGGGCTCTATGTCCGACCCTAAGTTCGGAGGACATGAAGTCTCCTCCCGAGGGAGGGTGTCCGGCTCAAGGGGCTCGGAGATCCGGACATAGGTGGTCTTTAACTTAGGGGAAGAAGTGTTTTCGGCTCGTTCCTCGACGATCGtaccagatgggtgatcggcggggacttgatttccctctgatcgggtttgagcccgatccgatcatagtctgttgcaAGCCCCAGGGCGttgatgcgatctagcagctcgttcaGGGACGTGACATCCGCCGGATCCATCTTTTCAGAGTGTTCGAGGCCGATGTGGAGGTGATGTTGGTGATTGTGGGGGCAAACGTTGGCTTAACGGCCGTGCGAGCGCCCATGGTGAAACCACCAAGGTGGAGGACCTGTCCTGAAGTCAGGTTCCTTCCAGAAGTGATATCAttgttgatgacaaggcgagccattgatccttctatcgacaacaaatggaactctcaatgaaagcaccaatgtcggtgtcaaaaccgacagacctcgggtagggggtcccgaactgtgcgtctgaggatcgatggtaacaagggacaagtgggacacaatgtttacccaggttcgggccctcttaatggaggtaaaaccctacgtcctgcttgattgtatttgatgagtataggggttacaagagttgatctacctcgaggtagtaatggctaaaccctagttgtccagcctatgagaattttgatagcctctacggactaaaccctccggtttatatacacaccggaggggcctagggttatacaaagtcggtttgtgggaaggaaataacatatccggacatcaatcttgccatccacacatacaggagtcctacccggacacgggggaaagtcttctgcttgtatcttcacggcccatcagtccggcccatatcgaatagcccggacacccgaggaccccctaatccaggactccctcaacaagcaCGTGTGGGCGGATACATGCGGGATGGTGGAGCtatttggcgtcgtggtggcgtcgacggtagGCCAGGCAAGGTCGATGGGTCAATTTCTGCTTTGGAGATGGAccggtggaagatggcggcgacaacCTCTGAGAGTGCACCGGTCCGGTATGGGATCTAGTCCCGGTGTGTGGCTGGGCTAGGGCATCCGGCTTTAGGTGTTAGAGTTTGGTGCGATGTCCctttggtattaggcccggacattcggcacaccttcatcaatgggataggagtagcaacaggtgTTGCCTAGATGGTGACTTCAGATggactgatgtattactttgtatggCCCCTTTTAATAattaataagatggccgcatgcatcgtccagatgcagaggccgggggtctatcctccttttcaaaaaaaactaataccATGATTGATTGGCTTAGTACCTGTGAGCCTCTACACGTGGTAGGCTCGATCACATGTATGAGCAATGATTATATGCTTAATCAAGAAAAATAAAAGGGTAAAATTTCCATAGTTATTGTAGAAAAGTGTCGAGTAGAACTATTAAAATTATTTCAAATGTTATGCTTGTGTATGTTCCTAAATTGTAAATTGGTCGTCAACATTTATAAATTTAGCGGGTCCCTATAATTTTAAATGGTCTACTGGCTTGCACCTCTTTTATTGTATTGATAATGTGTGCCATGGGCAACCAACATATCGGCTACAAACAAATGAGCTTTCAACTATTGCAATCTAGAATTTTATGCCTCAGTCCTTGCAATAATAATAATTTCACACAATGACCTAGTACTTGAACTAATGCCTCACAAAAACTCAAGAATATTCCACTCTTCATACATGCTGATATTAGATTACCTACAACAAACAACCAGTCGAGTGGGAGCTCAACATGACCGTATGTATCGTTAATTGAAGGAGATGGAAACACGCATCAATCATCGATCTACATCGCTGGCTTCGTTTCATCGCCCCCGCCACACCGATGGATGCCATCAACAGTGCTAGCTGTGAAGCATTCTCCCCTTTTTGTTTCTGTGCAAGACAACCCAAACGCACAACAAGCGAGCATGAACAAGACACGGGCCCATGTCGTTTTCCTCGCCGTGAAATGCCCCTACTCATGTATTCATCTTTGACTTGTTTTCCTGATCACGCCAGCTATAAAAAACAAATGGTTGCCGTATAGCGTCGGTAGACCGCCTTTAACACATGAGGGTGTGATATCATTTTGAGCTTTATGTCGTGTAAAGATAGGAGGGCTAGTGAAGAAACGACAATAGTAGTCGTGTACAGCTTGCACTACCTGAAAAATGATAGGCGACGGGACAAGGCATTCTAAATGTGCATGTGAAGAAGAATTGCATCGGACAAAAGATCAATAGAAAAAAGTGAAGAAAGAATATGTACTTGCGAACCTCCATCGAAGTGAAGTTGAGTTGCAGATAGTAGTTTGTATAAACTAATCTTTGAATACCTGCAGTTTTTGGCTTCTCTGTCACAGTGAATTGGCTTGTGTCTAGGCACATAATCACGACGATGTGGTCGAACATTGATAAGCTCATGCCGTTGTGCATAGCACTACGAGGAAAAGTTTGTATGTCATTGTTTTCGACGATGACGATGGACTCTAGTTAGGTGCCAACTTGTTTGCTTGGTGTAGAACCTTCAACAACGTTAGCAATAACAACATCAACAACAAGAGCATTCCAACAAAAAAAGAGCGTCAACATCAAACATCTCTTACACTATCATTGTGTGTCTTGAAcgtctctcttcttctctctctcaaTTTGTCGCTATCCCTCACATAATCATTTTGATACGCTCTTATCCTCTTCTTTTGCATAATATCTCTCACCGACATCCGCCTCCCCTACCACCCTCTCCCCCTTCTATAGTCATACATGGCCCTCGACACGATGGTTAGATCTTCGACGTGATTGCCTCCTTCTTCCAGAGCTCATGTACTTGCCCCCTATCCAAATTTTTCCTCAATGTTTGAGAGGGAGGTAGAGCATGTTTTGGACcattttttttatagaaaatgGAAGTGTTTCTTACCTCCGACCTCTACATCCCTACATGCATACAGTCAATCTTATTACAATGTTTATTACAAAGAAGTGAAACTTCAATCTCGCCAAAAGGAGGGAAAGATAAAATAGCATGGATCAACTAAGATGACTCCTGCCAACAAAACTACTCTAAAGACCGAGGAGCCTATCAGTGACACGCCGACCAAATCAGGACATAAACTCTCTGAAAATCTACTTGAGATTCTTTGCACCAAGCTCCATCGGTGCCTTATGATGTGACTTTTGTaataacaatcataatcacatCCAATTGGTACATGAGAGTAGCACTTCCATACAAGAATGCACATTTTTTTTCTTATAAAAGATGGCATCATTTATGCATAGGTAGATAGACCAAAGCGCCCACTCCTCATCCAACTAAAATAAGAGACATTGAAGATTTCTTAACTCCCCTTTGCTAACACAAAAAATATGTAAAATACTATAGGATAACATGATATTAAAGGCTAAATACAGAGCTTGCCACAACAATATGTGTCTTGCGTGCTTTGGAGCTTAAATGGCTAAAAATTTGGATTGCTAGGGTGATGGCTATtgggttggagttgctcttacggaATGCAGATGTGCAATTAGGGTAGTCCCGTGCTCCACCTTGGACTATATCATACCCATATGACACATAAACAAAAATCTGACGTAACACTTTATTTAATGAGGAAAGAAAGAGCTATCATATCCGATCCTAGTTTATATATAGTTCTTAGCACCAAAATCCATACAACTCAGTACATTTTCTCTCACAAAACACATTAAATGAAAGCTCTTTTAAAAACAACAACAATATACAATGCATCGAAGTCACTATATTCAATGTGCATGATATAGTCTTAAGATAAAAGACATTCCTCATTCTTAAAAAAAAGCCTGATATTCCTACAATATAGTACTCCTTccgtccattttgatgacaagtatttccggacggtgGGTCTGTGGGCCACCGAGTCAAACACGAGCTCCCGGTCAAAACCCTCCTCTGCCAGCCATCGCACAAACGCACCGCCTCTTCTCCATCTCGCGCCACCCAGCTTCTCCGGCCGCCCTCGCCGTCCAGCGAACCCCACCACCATCTCCGGCGTCGCGCCCCGCCATCCACGTCGCGTCAAGGCAAGCCTCCCTAGCCGCCGGACCGGGCAGCGCAATCTATCAATCTACCTATGCCCGGCCGTTGTTCCGGGGCTTTTGACGTTACTCCCTCTCCCCATTTCCGGCATCAATCGTGGGTCTGCGCACACACGCGACAACAATTCCCCGTCCCCATCGCTCATCATCTTCATCCCGCTCCCGGGAACAAGTCCACACGGCATCCTCCTCAGCTCATTTCTATATCCGCGCGCAGGACTGCAGTTGCCGTTTTATTAACATCCATAGGCCTGCCTGCCTGCCTTTGCGGTTGATTATTTAAGACGGTGTCATGTGTCTACGCAAACTGGATTGGAGGGGGAGAAATGAATGAAGAGCATTAGTGGTAACACGCGGCCACGATTGCGGCTTGGCCTTGCAAATCTGTCCCGAATTCACGTCCTCGCTGTGGAGCACTTCTCTATCCTTTCTATCTGGTGCGTGGATCCAGCGAGCGCCGGGCTTTTCTATCCGGGCGCCCCAGCTCACGTACGCAATTTTGACTTGCTTCGCTGATCACGTAACGTGTCGCGTAACGTGTTGGGGGCGCCAGTGGATCGTCGGCGACATCTCATCTCAGTTACTGACCGGGGCAGTCAAGAAAAGGACCAGGTAAAAGATGGGGTTGGATGGGGTGGCTTGCTTGCTTGCTTTTCGATCACTATTTTCCGGGGAGGCATCAGCATGTCAATTTAATCTTTGCAAGACAAGGCTGTTTTTAGTTTTTAAAACTCTCCCGCGTTGGATTGGGATAATACCCAAGTGGTGGTAGCCAAAGACCCGACGGCCGCAAGACCGTCGTATAGCTGAAATTAACAATTCTTCCTTGGGAGCAAATTCGTGTGTGTGAAAGGAGGAAAAAGGAATGCATGAACACGGTTGTAATTTATATTGCTTCTTGTTCTTTGTACAACCATGATGTTTGATgcatagattgaaagtttttctaGCAAAAAAGAAAGTTGGGGGAAAGGCGGTGGGCACCTTCACCTGCGCTCTTTCGCTTGATCGATTTGAAATGGAATAAATACAAAGAGTCTTCAGATGTTTTGACAATGTCCACCATCATCCAATGCAAAATTAGAGTTGAGGCAACGACGTGTGCTACGGTTGGAGCGAAGAATTTGGGAAATATTCTGCCAAGAGAGCAATGTTTACAAGGGTTTTAGTCTTTGTTTGTTAGCTCTGGTTGTTATAACTTCTTTTTTTGTGAATGTTATTAACTCTCTCTTAATTAATGGAATGATGTAAACTTTTGCCtccattttgaaaggggaaaaaAGGTAAGAAATGGATGAGAGACCGGACTCCATCTGTCCACCCTTATGCACTTAGCAACACCTTTCCTCACCGAAGGAGTATGTAATCCTTCGCCTTTTATTAGCTTCCACATGCTTCTTCCATCTTACCACTACATTCTGCAGTTGTAGACTTCATACAGACAGGATGCAGGCTTCAAACAAACAAAGAAACTGAACGAAAGAACAGCACCAACAAACCCCTATATATGTTCTTCTACCTATACTCCAGGATTAACCATCATGGAATTGATCGATTCATCGACCGCGCGCAATGTACACATCGGATCATTACATCCATGATCAGATAGGGCCCCGGCCATTGCCGCGCTCAGTTGTTGGCCTTGGCCTGGCGCCCATGGGGCAGCAGCTTGAGCGCCTCCAGGAAGGTGAGCTTGAGCCTGCCCAGGTGCGGCCTCACGTTCTGCTTCTCCAGGTACACCGTCTTGAGCGCCTCCCACCCCTGCTTGTGGATGGAGAGCGGGTCAGTGAGCACCGGGTGGTCCTTGGGGTACTGCTCGCTCAGCGTCGTCTCGTCGAGCTGGATCTTGTAGCCGATGTAGTGCAGCTGCATGTCCTTGGACGGCTCCTCGAAGGTGCCGCGGGCGAGCCACTCCAGCCCGCCGTAGGGGATCACCTGGATCAGCACGGCGCCGGCGGGGAGGAAGACCATGTTGGTCAGCCCCGCGCCGTGCACGCCCACCATCACGTCCGCCGAGTTCACCAGCCGGGCGAACCTGGACACCTCCGTGTTGGTGTCCGGCTCGCCCACGCGCACGTCGTACCCGAGGCTCATGGCCATGTCCGCCATGGCGCGCTCGTTCAGGAACGCGCGCGAGTTCTTGCGCGAGATGATGAGCAGCCGCGGCCGGCGCCGGATGTCCCACCGGTCGCCGCTTGGCTCGGCCGCCGCGCGCGACAGCCCGAACGCGCCCCGCAGCATCGCGCGGAAGTCCACCATCGACGCCCCCGTCGGCGTCTTGGACGCGTCCACGCCCAGCTCCTTGTGGAACGTCGGCCCGACCACCACGCTCCCGTAGCACCGGACCTCGTCGTCGTTGTCGATGTCGATCACCTCGTGCCTGCTCAGCTGCTGGAAGATCTCCAGGTACCTGTTGGTCCACCACGACTTGAAGCTGCTCACCAGGAACTGCACCTCGCCGCCGAACCGGTGCGCCGTGATGAACGCCGGGACCAGCACGTCCGTGTAGTCGTGGAACAGGTTGCCGGTGAACCCGCCGGTGGAGATCACGAAGGCCGTCGCGGAGCTGTTGACCGTGCAATGCGGGCCGCCGCCGGAGAGCGGGCGGAGGGTCCATTCCTTGACGTGCGACAGCGCGTAGGCGTCCTGCTTCCGGCAGTACGGCTTCACCTTCCACTCCCGGTCCAGCGGGCGGACCTGGATGGTCTGGCTGCGGCCCTGCACGCGCACGTCGCCGGCGGCCTCGCACGTGTCCGACCGCCGGCCCGACTCGTAGCACACCGGCTTGCCCTGGCGGTCTATGACAGCGACGGGGACGGGCGTGGTGCTTGTGCTCACCGGCACGGGCACGCTCACGCCACCCCGGGACGACGTGTCGGCGGGTTTGGGTGgagtttcttcctcctcctcctcctccgctgcagATTGCAAAAGTCAGCTCAACGTCAGATCTGGTCCGATCCCCACAAACTCCATTGGATACCCATTAATTCAGTCCCCATATGGCCAGGAACATCAAATTTCCTGCCGTATCATGCAACTCCGAATGGAGACGGAAACAATCCCCAAGAACGAACAAATTCATCACAGGAAGGAAGCAAGGGACGCGGGCTCGCGGCAACATACCAGCTGAATCCGGAGTTGTGACCACAGCTTCATGGGCGACCTCCACCTTGACGCTTCCCTTGCTCATCCCATGCCGCTCCTCTGCTTTGATGGCGTCCCCCGTCTTCTCTGCAGCACGCACGCACGCAAAGAAAGATAAATCCCCCCTCATTCAGAACCAAGCGCACAAGAATCAATCAGCACGAGTC
This window contains:
- the LOC101664691 gene encoding alpha-1,3-arabinosyltransferase XAT3, whose protein sequence is MKSARSLSRGDGRRLGNASLIAFMLASLVLLSVIRTRLSPMEKTGDAIKAEERHGMSKGSVKVEVAHEAVVTTPDSAAEEEEEEETPPKPADTSSRGGVSVPVPVSTSTTPVPVAVIDRQGKPVCYESGRRSDTCEAAGDVRVQGRSQTIQVRPLDREWKVKPYCRKQDAYALSHVKEWTLRPLSGGGPHCTVNSSATAFVISTGGFTGNLFHDYTDVLVPAFITAHRFGGEVQFLVSSFKSWWTNRYLEIFQQLSRHEVIDIDNDDEVRCYGSVVVGPTFHKELGVDASKTPTGASMVDFRAMLRGAFGLSRAAAEPSGDRWDIRRRPRLLIISRKNSRAFLNERAMADMAMSLGYDVRVGEPDTNTEVSRFARLVNSADVMVGVHGAGLTNMVFLPAGAVLIQVIPYGGLEWLARGTFEEPSKDMQLHYIGYKIQLDETTLSEQYPKDHPVLTDPLSIHKQGWEALKTVYLEKQNVRPHLGRLKLTFLEALKLLPHGRQAKANN